The DNA window TGGGACATCGGCGGCTTCGATCGCAAAACGGGTCAGTGGAACAAAGAGGACGCAGAAAACATCAAATGGGTCGCCGCTGTCGGCAGCCAGACCTATGGCAACCCGGTCGTCGCCAACGGCCGCGTCTATGTCGGCACGAACAACGGCTCGGGCTACATTGCCCGTTATCCCAGCGACGTCGACCTGGGCTGCCTGATCTGCTTCGACGAAAAGACGGGCGAGTTTCTCTGGCAGCACTCCAGCGAAAAGCTCGATACGGGCCGCGTGCATGACTGGCCCCTGCAGGGCATCTGCTGTGCTCCGTATGTCGAAGGCGATCGCGTCTGGTTTGTCAGCAGCCGCGGTCTGGTGATTTGCTGCGACGCGGAAGGTTTCCACGACGGCGAAGATGACGGCCCCGTGACCAATGTCTGGGTCAACCTGGCTTCGATTCGCAAGAACGACGACCCGGCCGCCGATCAGTTCGCCCCCGGACTGGCCGCCTTGAAAGACGGCAAAGTCAGCGACGCCCTTCGCGAAGCGATCAAAGCAGCCGGCGTGGAATTGCCCGCCGAAGTCAAAGTCAGCGAAGCCGAAGGCGGCAAAGGCTTCCTGGTCGAAGCCGAAGTGGGCGGAGCCGCCCGCCAGTTCAAAATTGGCGCCCGCGGACCGATCCTGCAGGTCGAACAACTCCTCACCACCGACGACAAAAGAGAAGCCGACGTGGTCTGGGAATACGACATGATGAAGAACCTGGGCGTGTCGCAGCACAACATGTGCAACTGCTCGGTGCTGGCCCTGGGCGACATCCTGTTCGTCAACACCAGTAACGGCCTGGATGAATCCCACATCAACCTGCCGGCCCCCGACGCCCCCAGCTTCATCGCCATGGACAAGAACACCGGCGAGATCTTCTGGACCGACAAATCGCCCGGAACGAACATCCTGCACGGCCAGTGGTCGTCGCCCACCGTGGCCGAAATCCACGGCGTGCCGCAGGTGCTGTTCGCCGGCGGCGACGGCTGGTTGTACAGCTTCCGCGCCGACAAAGGAAAAGACGGCAAGCCCGAGCTGCTGTGGCGTTTTGACTGCAACCCGAAGGATTCCAAGTGGATCCTTGGCGGCCGCGGTACGCGTAACAACCTGATCGGCACGCCCGTCGTTTCCAACGGTCTGGTCTACATTGCTGTCGGCCAGGATCCGGAGCACGGCGAAGGCGTCGGCCACCTGTGGTGCGTTCGCGCCGACATGCGGGGCGACGTCAGTCCGACCCTGGCGGTCAATGTCGACGATCGCAGCACGCCGATCCCCCACAAGCGCATCCAGGCCGTGGTGGAAACCGAAGGCGAAGTGGCGATTGCCAATCCCAACTCGGCCGTCGTCTGGCATTTCAGCCAGGAAGACCTCGACGGCGACGGCAAGATCGGCTTTGAAGAGACCATGCACCGCAGTTGCGGCACGGTCGCCATCAAAGACGGTCTGCTGTTCATTGCCGACTTCAGCGGCCTGTTCCTTTGTCTCGACGCCAAAACGGGCAAGGTGAACTGGGTCTACGACATGCTGGCCGCCTGCTGGGGCTCGCCCCTGATTGTCGACGGCCATGTGTACATTGGGGACGAGGACGGCGACGTCTGCATCTTCGATCTGTCGGCCGAGCAGCACGAGCCGATCGCCGAGATTTCGATGGATAACTCGGTCTACAGCACGCCGGTGATCGCCAACGGCACGCTGTTCATTTCCAACCGCACCCACCTGTTCGCCATCGGCTCCAGCGAAAGCGAATAGTTCCGCAAGGTGATCACACGATCGCCAGGCGGTAGAACACTTGAATCCTCGGTCCCCATGGACCGGGGATTTTTTATTGCGTCGCCAGCGGCCGGCGACAGGCGGTTGCTTGTCGCGGTAATACTCCTTGACCTGGCCGACCCAGGCCTCCCATTTTCTCTGTCGCGGTAGCGTAGTTTTCAGGCGCCGTCGCCTAATTTCGTGGCGATCGTCGGAATCTGTTTAATTTTTGGAAAAGTCGGAACAGTCCCTCTTGTTGAAATAACGTCACCTCTTGTAGGCTATCCGCAGCGGATAGGGGCAGGCAGTGATGCTCCCGGCACAAAAGTTGCTTGTAGTAGTTGACATCTAGTTTTGTAGGCGGGTCGACCTGCGACTATGCAGGTAGAGGGGTTATTGAATCCCTCTCTTTTGGCGACCACCTTTCCTTCGTGTCTCCTCCGTGTTTGGTGAGTCTTCTGGTATGAGAAAAATTGAGGCGATTATCCGGCATCACAAACTTGACGAAATCAAGGAAGCCCTGATGCAGGCCGGATTTCAGGGAATGACTGTCACGGAAGTACGCGGTTTTGGACGCCAAAAAGGGCATACAGAAACGTACCGCGGCGCCGAGTACCAGATTGACTTTGTGCCAAAAATCAAGATTGAGTTGGTCGTAGAAAGCGAACGCAGCGATGAAGCGGTGCGTATCATCACCGAGGCCGCCCGCACGGGCAACATCGGCGATGGAAAGCTCTTTCTGATTGATCTCGCCGACGTTGTGCGAATTCGTACAGGGGAAACGGGCACGGCCGCCGTTTAACGAAAGCTTTGGCGCCTTGTTGGGCGCCTTTCCATGCGTCCCAGTTTTAAAGGATTTTTCAATGAGTTTGCAAAATGATCGCCAGGCTTGTGGGGCCGATCAGGAATTGCAGCGTCGTGTTTCGAACTTCCTGGCGGAGCGACTCCGCCCGGGCTTGAACCGTCTCCAGGTCGATGTCAGCAATGGCGTTGTCACGATCGAAGGACGTTTGACCAGCTTTTACGAAAAACAGCTTGCCCTGAATTGCTGCCAGCGTGTGGCAGGCGTGGTGCAACTCGTTGACCAGTTAGAAGTCGCCGTCGCTTAAGGGACACTGACGGTTTGTCGTCTGCAGGCCGGCAGCATTCTGCCAGGTCTGGTTTGCCGCGACCCAGCCGGGCGCCATCTGTGGCGTTTCCTGGCTGTTGTCGCAGGTTTTTCTCCGGGGCTATGCGGATCACCGTCGCCCCTGGCGTTTCCTGACGCCTTCTTTCTGGCGCCCGCCAATTCCACGGGCTGCGCCTTTCTCTTTCGGGTGTCGGTTCCGCCGCTGCTTCCTGTTCCTCAGCGAGCCTCGCTTCCGGTTGTTCTGTTCTTCCCAACGTGCGCGGTTGCCAACCGCCGATGGCTGGTTCACAATGGAGCATGCGATTTGAATCTCTTGGCGACGCTGCGCGTTGCCTTTGCCTGACGCCTTGCTTTGATAAAGGATCCTCGATGAAATACTGCGTTTCCACGCTCGCTGCAGCCGCCGTAATGCTGGGCGGTTTTGCCTCCGCCGAAGAACCGGTCCAAATGAAACTTGGCGAAGGCCATATCATTTTCACGGTCGCGCCGGAGTTCAAAAAGGAAGTTCCCGCCAACCGAATTATCGAATTTGAATTTTCGGCGACGGGCGAAGACGCCGAAAAGTCCGACGGTCGAATGACCGCCATGGGCGCCGGCGGCAGCCTGGAAGCGAACGTCGCTCGCTGGATGGCCCAGTTCCAGCAGCCCGACGGCAGCAAGACCGAAGACAAGGCCAAGGTCACCAAGGAGCAGATCGCCGGCCAGACCGTCCACACGGTCGATATCAGCGGCACCTACGCCGACGGCCGGCCGTTTGGTCCCAAGGTGCAGAAGGAAGATTACCGTATGCTGGCGGCGATCATCATGACCGAGAAATACGGCAACTACTTCATCAAGTTTTACGGGCCGGAAGACACGATCAAAAAGAACGAAGCAGCGTTCAAAAAAACGATCAGCAGCCTGGAAGTGAAATAGTTCCCGTCGCCCAAGGAATTCCCCTGTAAAAGGCGGCTTCTCTCTTAAGGGGAGGGCCGCTGGCACAGGCTCAAGGCGAGCTCCATGTCGCCCAGCGGATAGCCCAGTTCGCCCGCGATCGCCGCGGTCGACTGGCCCTGGTTCAGCAACCGCAAGGCGGCTCGCAAGTCATGGTCGCACACCGGCGACAGCGCAGTCGCCGGCGGCACGCGTGTGCCGCCTGGGGGAATGTTTTGCATCGTTCCCGCGCCTGTCAGGTTCCGGCGGTCCGCTTCGGCGATCGCCCTTTCTAACGCTGCGGTCCGCTCTTCGGCCAGAATCGAGAGCGCCGACAGCGCTCGCATTTTGGTGTCGATCTCGGCTTTGAGATCCCGCGCCGTTTCATGCAGCTCGACCTGCAGCCGCAGGAATTCGGGCGGAGCGCTGGCAATTTCTCCCGGCCGGAGCGACGCCTGGGGAGCCGTCTCCTTCGAGCGTTTGCCGCGATGCTTTCGCCGCGTCAGAAATCGACGACGCAGCAACACAAACGCTGCGATCCCCATACCCAGCATCAGCATGCCGGTCGAAAGGTGTTCCTGCAGCATTTGCATCGGTCGGGCTCGCAAGTTCCCAGGGGAACGGACTGGGCCGTGCGGCAGGGGAAGGCCAGACGAAGCAGCACGGCAGTGGGCAGGTCATTGGGAGGCGTAGGCAGCGCGGGCAGCTTCGTAAACCTTTTGCAAAGCGACGTTCCGTTCCGCAGCCGCTGCCCGGCAGGATTCAAACTCGGGAGAAAAGTGCTCCTCGCCAAGCAGCATCGCCGCCTTTCCTTCAATCGGCCCAAACTCCGTCTCTACCCTAACTTTTCTTCGCTCAAGTTTGTGTCGGCTGACAGGCCAGCGCCGAATGCCCAGGGTGGACGTCTCGCGGAAGATGATTTTTTCGAGTTTGCCGATTTTGTCGGCAGGGCAAAGCACGCTGAGCAGCACGCCCGGGCGGTTCTTTTTCATTTGGATCGAAGTCGCATAGACATCGAGCGCGCCGGCGTCGGCCAGCAAGGTGGTGCAGTGGCCGATGACCTCGCCGGGCACGTCGTCGAGATTCGTCTCCAGGGCCCAGATCTGGTCGGCAACCAGGTCGTCGTTCGTTTCTCCCAGCAGCAGCCGGAACACGTTCGCTTGTTCGGTCAGATTCCGGGTGCCGGCTCCGTAGCCGATTCCGGTGATCTCCATCGACGGCAGCGGCCCAAACTCGTCGGCTACCGTGGCGGCAATCGCGGCGCCTGTCGGCGTGGTGAGTTCCGCAGCCACTTCGCTCCGCACCAGCGGAATGCCCAGCAGCAACTCGGCCGTCGCAGGAGCCGGCACGCTGACCATCCCATGGGCGATAGTAATGGACCCGCTGCCGGTGGGGATGGGCGAACAGTAAATCTTACCCACGCCGAGCGCATCGAGTCCGATCGCGGCGCCTACGATATCGGCGATCGAGTCGACCGCCCCGACCTCGTGAAAGTGCACCTTGCGGAGATCGACCCCGTGCACTTTGGCCTCTGATTCTCCCAGTCGGGTGAAGATCCGTTTGGCCAGTTCCTTGCGGGCCGGCGACAAGGTCGAGGCATCGATCATGTCGGTGATGTGGTGCAGATGTCGGTGGGCGTGTTCGGGCTCATGCTCCACACGGACATGCGTCGCCCGAAAGCCGCGGCGGGAGACGACCTCCGCCGTCAGGCGACAGTCGGGCAGTCCCAGCGTATCCACGCCGGCCTGGATTTCGGCCAGATCCACGCCGGCGTCCACCATGGCCCCCAGTAGCATGTCGCCGCTGATACCCGACATGCAATCGAAATAGGCGATCTTCATACACTCAATCCTGGGGGTGAGAGTCACTTGTGCACAGGGGGCCAGCCCCCATCAGAGCATTCGCCCGAGCAGGCGAAAAAGTCGAAAGGTCCCAGCGTTTTACGATAGAAGGTTCTGCTGCGGCGCCAATCAGGGAGAGAAATTTTCTGCCCGCCTGTCCAAATCCGAGGGAATGGATCATTCCCTGACGGGAGACATGTGCGGCCCGGCTTGGCTCACACAGGCGGCCCTCACCCTGGCTGCAGAGCCCCAGCAATTCTGAGGGGACGCTCCGGTGTATTCAGGAAAAACTTAATTTATCCATTTTTTTGTCAGACACCTTGAGTCCTTTTTCATGCTTAACCGCTAAGATACGGGCGACACATCGCTCTTCACGGCCTCGCTTTAGAATCTACCTCTTTTGACGGGGTAGTGGTATGCCGTGGGTGTCATCGTCGCCTCCTCTATTTGCCGAAAGACGGCTGCGACAACTATGAAATTTAAACCGAACTATTGCCGCCCTGAAGCCTACTTCTATTTCGCCGAACAATTGCCGCACCTGGAGACCACGACGGGTCTGCTGCGGGCAGCTCTGGCGATTTCGATGCACGCTTTGGACGACGTTGTGCCCGACGATATCGAATCGCGTTTGCTGGGCATCGCGGCCGATACCCGGAGCAAGTTTCGCGGGAACCAGGTCGAAGCGATGCTGGCCTACCACCACGAAACGTTCTTTGAAAAATACGGTTTCGCCGGCAACCACAACAACTACTATCTCACCTTGAACAGCTATCTGCCGACGGTGCTGGAATCGGCCCGCGGGATTCCGGTGACGCTGTCCCTGCTTTACAAGGTGATCGGCGAGTACATCGGGCTCGACGTGCGCGGCGTGAATGTCCGGGGCCACTTTCTGGTGCGTGTTCGCGATCAGAAGAACTGGCTGATCATCGATCCCTATTTTGGCGGGACCGTGCTCAGCCGGGAAGAAGCGTATACCCGGATTGAACAGGTAACCCGGCAGCGGGTGGTTCGGCATCATTCCACGCTGGAGCCTTCGACCCATCGCCAGTGGATCATTCGCATCCTCGCGAACCTGCGGTTGATCTTCACCCTGCAGAACCGGAACGAAGACCTGGGCGCCATGAACGAATTTTATAACCTGCTGGTCGACGAGCAGGATCGGTAAAGTCGCCGACGGCCGCGGTACGCTCGCGCACCGCGGCAGGGCAGCGTCAGGCGAGCACGGTTTTATTCGGTTCGCCGGGCAATTCCTGCACAAATCGCGGCGTCGCATAACCGGGCAGGGCGGCTCGCATGGCCGCGATCAGCTGCTGGCCAACCTCAGGCGGGGTTTCAAAGTGGGCCGTTCCGCGCACGCGATCCAGTTGATGCAAGTAATAAGGGGTAGTTCCCGCATCGATCAGGCGCCGGCTTAATTCAATCAGGGGTTCCGCCTGATCATTCACGCCGCGAAGCAGCACGGTCTGGTTCAGCAGCATCACTCCCGCCTGGCGAAGGCGTTTCAGGGCGGCGGCCGTGGGGTCGTCGATCTCTTGCGGATGATTCGCGTGCACCACGACAATTGGTGTTAGTCGACTGCCGGTCAGCCAGCCCAGGAATTCCGCGTTGACCCGTTGGGGAATCACAATCGGCAATCGCGTATGTACCCGCAGGCGCCGCACATGGGGAATCTCCGCCAGACGCTGAACCAGCCGGGCCAGAACCGGGTCGGTCAGGGTCAGCGGGTCGCCGCCGCTGAGCAGCACTTCTTCGATCGTCGAATCTGCCGCAATCCGGGCCAGCGATTCGTCCCAGGCCGGGGGACCCGACTGCTGGTACGGGAACTCTCGCCGGAAACAATAACGGCAATGGATGGCGCAGGCGCCAGTCGTGACAAGCAGCGCGCGGCCGGCATATTTTTTCAGTAATCCCGGCGCCAGGGTATAATCCTGTTCTGCCAGGGGGTCTGCGGAAAAGCCTTCGGTCGACTGCGTTTCAGCGGGCAGCGGCAACACCTGCAGCAACAAAGGGTCGGTCCGGTCGCCAGGAACGATCCGTGCGATATACTCCAGCGGAGCAAAGACGGGGAAGGTTTTTGCGGCGGTCGAACAGGCAAGATCCGGCGGCAACTGCAGGCGGCGGAGAAGCTCGCCCGGGTCGCGAATGGCGGCTTGCATGGCGACTTTCCAATCTGGGGGCGAAGCGGGGGAGCCGGCGCGGACAGAATCATTTCTATTCGTTACAATCGCCCTCATTAGCTGAAATTTCCCGCGCTTAAGAGTCTCGCCACAACAGCCCCAATCGCAATCCAACGAGTGAAGCGCTTTGGCCTTCGCCTGGACAGGGTTGCGATTCGGTCTCATGTGTCAGCTTAACGCCTCACTGTACATTTCGGAAGCTAAGGTGAATCGAAGTGGGTACCTATAAAACGAGTGACTTTCGTAAAGGGCTCAAAGTCCAAATCGACGGCGAACCCTACCAGATGACCGAGATGACTTTCCGCAAGCCTGGCAAGGGGAACGCCCTGTACGAATGCCGCCTGCGGAACCTGGTGCGGGGGACGATGATGTCGCGCACCTATCGCGGCGGGGAAACCCTGGAATCCGCCGACGTCGAAGAAATCAACTCGCAGTTCCTGTACCGCCAGGGCGACATGTTCGTGTTCATGAACAGTGAAACGTATGACCAGTACGAACTGACCTCAGCCCAGGTCGACGAGAACTGGAAATACCTCAAAGATGGCATGGCTTGCTCGATGGTGCTGTTCAACAACAACCCCATCTCGATCACCCCGCCGAACCATGTCGAGCTCGAAGTCACCTACTGCGAACCCGGAGCCAAAGGGGATACGGCCACCAACGTGACCAAGCCCTGCAAGGTGGAAACCGACGCCGAGTTCCTGTGCCCTTCGTTCATCAACATTGGCAATGTCATTCGCGTCGACACCCGCACGGGCGAGTACATCGAACGGGTCCGCACCTGATCCCTTCCCCATGCGACCGCGCCCCGGGATCCTCCCCAAAGTAAGGTTTTCTGGGGCAAAAAGCCGGTTGTATCCCCGCATTCCAAGAGAATTGTCCGGATTCCTTGCAAGGCGGCGCGGCAGACGGTCGATGTATGGGGGTATCCATGGGGATCGCCAGGCTTTCATCGCTTGGGGGTCCTGAAAGAAGTTGCTGGTCGCGCGAGGTTTTCCGCCTTTACGCCTGGCGCGGCATTGTATAATAAGTGGGAAGCATAAAGCCTTCGATTAGACATTACGGCAGAGGGATCAATTATTTTGGGTAGGCCAGGAGTCACCTTACGGCAAGTGCAATAGCACGCCAGACTCTCGCCTTTCTCCCAGCAGCTCCACTCGCTGCAATCGATCGAAGGTTTTCATAAAACAAGGCCGCATAGGAAACTATGCGGCTTTGTTTTTTTCTCGGGCAATCAACGCATTCCGGCGGCCAGTCCAGGGCCGCTGCTTCGCTCCAGCGGGCTTGTCTTCTCGCACGTCCTGCTCGCCGATCGACAGACGCGTCGTCGTCGCCTGGAGGGAAAACTTTTACCCGTGTATTCCATTGCTTTTGTGGGGTTTTCCCTGACAAGTGCTCGGAAATTTCGACTAGTAGAGGCTTTTACCTCCGCAGGGGCATGACGCACGAGAAATTCTCGGATAATCTCGATAGATATGCGAGGTCGCATGCGTTTTCTCTTCTAGTTGATATTCCGGTTCCTCACCGGTCAGTCCTCCCCTCCTGGCAATCGAACATCTTATGAGTGATCCCCTCACCTCTGCCCCGGAAGGCATGTCCACCGACGCCTGGCTGAATCTGATCTCTTCCCAGATTCCAGCCGTCATGTGGACCACGAACCGCAAGCTGGAATTCACCTGGGGCATCGGCGCCGGCTTGAAAGCGCTGGGGCTGAGGGCGCATCAGCTCAACGGCGTTTCGCTGCACACCTATTTCAAATCCGATGATCCGTCCTTCCGCCCCATCGACATGCATCATCGCGCTTTGGCGGGACAGCATGTCAACTATGAACAAAAGTGGGGAGGGAACGTCTACGAGTCGCATCTGGAACCGCTGCGCAACGACCGCCAGGAAATCATCGGCGTGGTTGGCATCGCGCTCGACATCACCCGTCGGGTCCATGCCGAGTCCCAGATCAAGGCTTCGGCCGAAACCTTTGAGAACCTGGCGCATTTCCTGCCCGCCATGCTTTATCAAACGCGCGGCAACAATGACGGCAGCAATTTCCAAACGCCTTATCTGAGCGCCTTTGCGGAAAAGTTCCTGGGCTACACGGCCGAGGAAGTGCAGAAAGATCCGATGCTGCTGCTCAAGGCGATCCACCCCGACGACCAGGAAGCTTATTACCGCAAGGCGCTGGCTTCCATGGCCAATTTCACTCCGTTCCGTTTTGACTTTCGCGCCGTGGCGAAAGACGGCGTCCAGCGCTGGCTGAGGGCCTGTTCCCAGCCGGACCGGCTCGAAAACAATGAAATGATCTACCATGGGGTGGCGATCGATATTACCGACCTCGTCCAGGAACGCCAGGAGCTGGAACAGGATGTCAAACGGCTCAGCCAGTACGGCTCCCAGTGGCACCAGAACCTGATGTTTACCACCGGCAAACTGACTCAGGAAACGGCCCAGCGAACCCAGATTGAACAGGCCCTCCAGGGGAACCAGCGCACCCTCAACGATATGGTCAACCGCCAGGATTGCGAACGCCGACGGGCCGCCGACATCCTGCACGAAGATCTGCTGCAGCGCATCATCGCCGCCAAATACAAACTGGAAGGCATTAATCTTGAACAGGTCGGTTCGCACGGGCGCGATCTCGAAGAAACGATCGTGTTGCTGGCCGAGGTCATCAGGCAAAGCACGCAGCTCATGTCCGAGCTGCATCCGACGGTGCCCGAAGGGGTCAGTCTGACCGAAGCTCTCGAACAGCTCGTCCGCGAAGCCGAGATGGAAAGCGACACCAAGTTCGACTTCATTTACGACGATATCCGGCCGGATACAATCAGCAAATCGCTTGAGGTCGGAGTGATTCGCATAGTCGAAGAGGCCCTGTCCAATATCCGCCGCCACAGCAAGGCCCTGCAGGCCACCGTGGAACTAACGCAGACCTCGCAATGCGTCATGATTTGCATCCACGACGAAGGCGTCGGCTTCAATGCGAATGAAGATGTCGGCATCCATACCGACGAGGGCGGGGTCTTCAAACCCAGGCAGGGAGATAGCGCCAACGCCCAGCAGCAGGAAGAAATTCCGGGCGGGTTCCGCTCGATCGAACAGTGCGTCAAATTGTTCGGCGGCCGACTGACGATCAACAGCCACCCAGGACAGGGCGCCCGCATCCATGTGGAGCTGCCGACGGCTATCTATAGCACTCCGTCGGAAAGCGACTTCCGCTAATGGCGGCGTGAAGCGATCCTGCCGGCGCCGTCTCAGGAGGCGTCGCCGGCGGACGATGCGCCCGATTGGGTTTCGCTCGCGGATACCGCGGCGCCGACGGTGCGTTCCAGGAGGGCCGCCTCGGCCGCCAGCCGTGCCAGCCACAAATCGCGAGGCAACGCGGCGTCGTCGGCAACCGGCATGGTCCTCTGCAGAAACACGGCCGTGATCTTCTCCTGTCCCGCCCGCAAGGCATGCCGATAGAGATCCCACGTGGCGCCGGCGCCGTCCAGATGAATCTGAACGCTCTCGGCGCAGGGCATTACCTGCTCCAGAAACTCGCCTGCCAGAAAACCGTCTCGCGTGGCGACCGCTTCCAGATGCGACAGGTCCAGCAGCCAGCCGCAGCCCGTGCGCTCGAGAAGTCGGGCAAACTGATCAGCTCCTGGCAGACCGCCGGCGGGCTGGTTTGGCGGCGGAGTGGTTTTCAGAAAGAACCCCAACGGGCTAAAAAACTGGACGACCTTTTCCAGCCGGCGCGTGACACGGTCAAAAGCAGCGGGGGAGTCCAGGCGAGCATTCCAGACCCAGCGGTCGCTGAAAGCCATCGCCCCGCTTTCAAAACAGACATGCCGCAACGCATCCAGTAACAACCAGGGCGTTGATTCCTCCGCCGTCCCGCCAGGCAATGCCGCATGCAGGCTGACGTGGTCGATCTCCAGCGTATTCACCGCCTGGGCGAACTCGCGCGGATCGTCCGCCGGGCGGCAGGCGATTTCCACCGCATCGACCATCAGATCGACGCTGGCTAAGCGCGGGTGTTCGCGGAGAGTGTAGCCGATCGTCGGTAGCATGGGTTTTCCTTTTTGGTC is part of the Lignipirellula cremea genome and encodes:
- the epmB gene encoding EF-P beta-lysylation protein EpmB; translation: MRAIVTNRNDSVRAGSPASPPDWKVAMQAAIRDPGELLRRLQLPPDLACSTAAKTFPVFAPLEYIARIVPGDRTDPLLLQVLPLPAETQSTEGFSADPLAEQDYTLAPGLLKKYAGRALLVTTGACAIHCRYCFRREFPYQQSGPPAWDESLARIAADSTIEEVLLSGGDPLTLTDPVLARLVQRLAEIPHVRRLRVHTRLPIVIPQRVNAEFLGWLTGSRLTPIVVVHANHPQEIDDPTAAALKRLRQAGVMLLNQTVLLRGVNDQAEPLIELSRRLIDAGTTPYYLHQLDRVRGTAHFETPPEVGQQLIAAMRAALPGYATPRFVQELPGEPNKTVLA
- a CDS encoding PAS domain-containing sensor histidine kinase, with the protein product MSDPLTSAPEGMSTDAWLNLISSQIPAVMWTTNRKLEFTWGIGAGLKALGLRAHQLNGVSLHTYFKSDDPSFRPIDMHHRALAGQHVNYEQKWGGNVYESHLEPLRNDRQEIIGVVGIALDITRRVHAESQIKASAETFENLAHFLPAMLYQTRGNNDGSNFQTPYLSAFAEKFLGYTAEEVQKDPMLLLKAIHPDDQEAYYRKALASMANFTPFRFDFRAVAKDGVQRWLRACSQPDRLENNEMIYHGVAIDITDLVQERQELEQDVKRLSQYGSQWHQNLMFTTGKLTQETAQRTQIEQALQGNQRTLNDMVNRQDCERRRAADILHEDLLQRIIAAKYKLEGINLEQVGSHGRDLEETIVLLAEVIRQSTQLMSELHPTVPEGVSLTEALEQLVREAEMESDTKFDFIYDDIRPDTISKSLEVGVIRIVEEALSNIRRHSKALQATVELTQTSQCVMICIHDEGVGFNANEDVGIHTDEGGVFKPRQGDSANAQQQEEIPGGFRSIEQCVKLFGGRLTINSHPGQGARIHVELPTAIYSTPSESDFR
- a CDS encoding serine integrase family protein, with product MQMLQEHLSTGMLMLGMGIAAFVLLRRRFLTRRKHRGKRSKETAPQASLRPGEIASAPPEFLRLQVELHETARDLKAEIDTKMRALSALSILAEERTAALERAIAEADRRNLTGAGTMQNIPPGGTRVPPATALSPVCDHDLRAALRLLNQGQSTAAIAGELGYPLGDMELALSLCQRPSP
- a CDS encoding P-II family nitrogen regulator, whose protein sequence is MRKIEAIIRHHKLDEIKEALMQAGFQGMTVTEVRGFGRQKGHTETYRGAEYQIDFVPKIKIELVVESERSDEAVRIITEAARTGNIGDGKLFLIDLADVVRIRTGETGTAAV
- a CDS encoding outer membrane protein assembly factor BamB family protein — protein: MKTNHTAWAMMLLSLTLGAGTTSLISGCQEPGPVAAADKDDKKTDKDASDDKADDKADEAADDKQEEKPATDNKEADKPVDAAPEGKPADTKEADKPADKPADKPSDKPADKPADKPADNKEADKPAEDQVAVADSAVATAAPAKPTGDGTDPKANAPVKAGDWPMWGGTTYRNNTPDATNVPTDWDIGGFDRKTGQWNKEDAENIKWVAAVGSQTYGNPVVANGRVYVGTNNGSGYIARYPSDVDLGCLICFDEKTGEFLWQHSSEKLDTGRVHDWPLQGICCAPYVEGDRVWFVSSRGLVICCDAEGFHDGEDDGPVTNVWVNLASIRKNDDPAADQFAPGLAALKDGKVSDALREAIKAAGVELPAEVKVSEAEGGKGFLVEAEVGGAARQFKIGARGPILQVEQLLTTDDKREADVVWEYDMMKNLGVSQHNMCNCSVLALGDILFVNTSNGLDESHINLPAPDAPSFIAMDKNTGEIFWTDKSPGTNILHGQWSSPTVAEIHGVPQVLFAGGDGWLYSFRADKGKDGKPELLWRFDCNPKDSKWILGGRGTRNNLIGTPVVSNGLVYIAVGQDPEHGEGVGHLWCVRADMRGDVSPTLAVNVDDRSTPIPHKRIQAVVETEGEVAIANPNSAVVWHFSQEDLDGDGKIGFEETMHRSCGTVAIKDGLLFIADFSGLFLCLDAKTGKVNWVYDMLAACWGSPLIVDGHVYIGDEDGDVCIFDLSAEQHEPIAEISMDNSVYSTPVIANGTLFISNRTHLFAIGSSESE
- a CDS encoding transglutaminase family protein; protein product: MKFKPNYCRPEAYFYFAEQLPHLETTTGLLRAALAISMHALDDVVPDDIESRLLGIAADTRSKFRGNQVEAMLAYHHETFFEKYGFAGNHNNYYLTLNSYLPTVLESARGIPVTLSLLYKVIGEYIGLDVRGVNVRGHFLVRVRDQKNWLIIDPYFGGTVLSREEAYTRIEQVTRQRVVRHHSTLEPSTHRQWIIRILANLRLIFTLQNRNEDLGAMNEFYNLLVDEQDR
- a CDS encoding BON domain-containing protein, which gives rise to MSLQNDRQACGADQELQRRVSNFLAERLRPGLNRLQVDVSNGVVTIEGRLTSFYEKQLALNCCQRVAGVVQLVDQLEVAVA
- a CDS encoding DUF692 domain-containing protein, with product MLPTIGYTLREHPRLASVDLMVDAVEIACRPADDPREFAQAVNTLEIDHVSLHAALPGGTAEESTPWLLLDALRHVCFESGAMAFSDRWVWNARLDSPAAFDRVTRRLEKVVQFFSPLGFFLKTTPPPNQPAGGLPGADQFARLLERTGCGWLLDLSHLEAVATRDGFLAGEFLEQVMPCAESVQIHLDGAGATWDLYRHALRAGQEKITAVFLQRTMPVADDAALPRDLWLARLAAEAALLERTVGAAVSASETQSGASSAGDAS
- the efp gene encoding elongation factor P, encoding MGTYKTSDFRKGLKVQIDGEPYQMTEMTFRKPGKGNALYECRLRNLVRGTMMSRTYRGGETLESADVEEINSQFLYRQGDMFVFMNSETYDQYELTSAQVDENWKYLKDGMACSMVLFNNNPISITPPNHVELEVTYCEPGAKGDTATNVTKPCKVETDAEFLCPSFINIGNVIRVDTRTGEYIERVRT
- the larC gene encoding nickel pincer cofactor biosynthesis protein LarC, translated to MKIAYFDCMSGISGDMLLGAMVDAGVDLAEIQAGVDTLGLPDCRLTAEVVSRRGFRATHVRVEHEPEHAHRHLHHITDMIDASTLSPARKELAKRIFTRLGESEAKVHGVDLRKVHFHEVGAVDSIADIVGAAIGLDALGVGKIYCSPIPTGSGSITIAHGMVSVPAPATAELLLGIPLVRSEVAAELTTPTGAAIAATVADEFGPLPSMEITGIGYGAGTRNLTEQANVFRLLLGETNDDLVADQIWALETNLDDVPGEVIGHCTTLLADAGALDVYATSIQMKKNRPGVLLSVLCPADKIGKLEKIIFRETSTLGIRRWPVSRHKLERRKVRVETEFGPIEGKAAMLLGEEHFSPEFESCRAAAAERNVALQKVYEAARAAYASQ